GCCCCGTACCAGCACCGTGACGCGCCAGGATAATGACCTCCGGCGCGCGCCCCACCGCGGCCTCCAGGCTCATGCGCGGATAGCCCTGGCCCTGGTCCGCGGTGACCGACTCGCCGCCCGCCGACGCGATCAGCTCGGAGACGAGCGAGCCGCGCCCGGGCACGATGAGGGGCTCGGGCCACAGGACGTAGAGCACGCGCGGGTGCGGCCGACCGGCGACACGCTCCCGCACAGCCGTGATGCGCCGCTCAAGGGCAGCCGCGACCGCGGACGCGCCGTCGCGGTGACCCGTCAGCTCGCCAAGGCCACCAACGAGGCGCAGCACGTCGCCGACCGAGACCGGATCGACGAGGTAGACCGGCAGGCCCAGCCGCTTGAGCTGGTCGAAGGTCTCGGCGCGATTCCCGGATCGCGTCGCCACGACCAGGTCGGGTCTGAGCGCGACCAGCGCTTCGAGGCTCGGGTCGATCATGCCGCCCACGCTCGGCTTGCGCTTGGCCTCGGCCGGGAAGTCGCAGAAGTCGGTCACGCCCGCGAGCACCTCCTGCGCGCCGATGGCGAAGAGGATCTCGGTCACGCTTGGCACGAGGGAGACGATGCGCCGCGGGAGGGCCGGCAGGGTCACCGAGCGCCCCTCCTGGTCCAGGACCTCGAGCCCCCACGCCGGCCCGGCCGGGAGCAGCAGGAGGAGCGGCAGCGCGCGGATGAGCGCCGTCATGGCCGGCAGGCCTCGACGAAGCGCACGGGGGCATCGGGGCACGAGGCCCAGTGCAGGTGCACATAGCTCATGAGGGCGCGCCCGACGACGTAGCCTTCGGCGCGCGTCCCTCCGCCGACCGCATCGCTCACGGCGTATACGCGCTCGACGGAAGCCGGCGGTGGCTCGAGGGCCGAGGCGTGGAACTCATGGCCCCGGAGCCGCGTGCCGGCCGGCCCGAGCAGGCTCGGAGCCGATGTGAGGACTTCGCGATAGCCCAGGCAGAGCCGGCCCTTGACCCAGCGCGATCGGGCCGGCAGGACGCCCGCCATGGGCCAGGTCACGCCGCCGCCGTCTTCGAGGGACTCGGCCAGGTACATGAGGCCGCCGCACTCTGCGTAGACGGGACGTCCGCCCTCGGCGAATTTCCTCACCGCGTGGCGCATGACGGCATTTGTGCTCAAACGCTCCGCGTGGATCTCCGGATAACCGCCGCCCAGGTAGAGGCCGTCCACCGTGGGCAGCGCGGCATCGTCCATCGGGCTCCAGAAGACGAGATCCGCGCCTGCGCGGCGGAGGAGGTCGAGGTTCTCGGCGTAGTAGAACTGGAAGGCGCGGTCGCTGGCCACGCCGATTGTCACCCGCCGGCTCCGGCCGGCCGCGGCCGGCGCTCCGGCTCCGCGCTCCACGGCGCTGGTTGCCAAGGTCAGGAGCGCATCGAGATCGAGATGCCGCTCGACGAGCTCCGCGAGGGCGCGGCGCAACGCGGGCGCGTATCCGCCCTCGGCGGCCGTCACGAGGCCCAGGTGCCGCTCGGGCAGCGCCACGTCCGCCGCGGACGGGAGCGCTCCCAGGACGCGCGTCCGGCAGCCGCCTTCGACGGCCCGGCGCAGCCAGTCGGCGTGGCGCGGGCCGCCCGCACGATTGAAGACCACGGCGTTTACGCGGAGGTCGGGGTCGAAGCGCTCGAAACCCAGGACGACAGCGGCGGCGCTCCTCACGAGCGCTGCCGCGTCGACCACCAGCACCACCGGGGCACCCAGCCACTTGGCGATTTGCGCGGTCGATCCCTCGTCGCTGTCGCCATCGCGTCCGTCGAAACAGCCCATCATCCCCTCGACCAGCGCCAGGTCCGCGTCGGCGGTGTGGCGGGCCACCGTCGCCAGGACCGCCTCGCGGCCGCACATCCAGCCGTCGAGGGCATAAGAGGGCCGGCCGGTCGCCAGCGCGTGGAAAGCCGGGTCGATGAAGTCGGGACCGACCTTGAAAGCCTGCACCGTGAGCCCGCGGCGGCGCAGCGCTTCGAGGAGCCCGAGCATGAGCGTCGTCTTGCCGACGCCGCTCGACACCCCGGCGATGACGATCACAGGAACCGGGCCCGATGCGCTCACAACGAGCGCTCGGTCACGCCTGCTGACTTGAAGGTCGCCATCTCGCCCAGGATCTTCGTGGCGGCCTTGGCGAGATCGATGCAGAGCGCCGAGCCCGTCCCCTCGCCCAGGCGCATCTTGAGGTCGAGGTACGGCTCGAGCCCGAGAGCGTTCAGCACGTAGCTGTGGCCGGGCTCGGTGGAACGGTGGGAGGCGATGAGGTAGTGGCGCGCGTCGGGCTTGAGGCGCACCGCGGCCATCGCCGCGGCGCCGGCGATGAACCCGTCGAGGATGACCGGGATGCGCCAGGCCGCGCCCGCCAGGATGACGCCGCAGAGCCCCGCGATCTCGAAGCCGCCCACCTTGGCCAGCACGTCGATGCCGTCGCCGGGATCGGGCCGGTTGACGGCGAGCGCCCGCTTGATGACGGCGATCTTGCGCAGGCGCCCCTCGTCGTCCACGCCCGTGCCCGTGCCCGTGACCGATGCGGCCGGCGCGCCGGTGAGCGCGGCCACCACGGCGCTCGCCGCGGTGGTGTTGCCGATGCCCATCTCCCCCGTGCCGATCACGTCGAGCCCGTTGGCGCGCTCCGCGTAGACGAGCCCGATGCCCACCTCGATCGCCGCCAAGGCCTCCTCGCGCGTCATGGCCGGGCCCTTCGCCATGTTGCGCGTGCCCGGGCCGATTCTACGGCTGACGAGCCCCGGGTGCGCGGGCAGCGGCGACGCCACGCCCATGTCGACCACGACCACGGGGGCGCCCACGTGGCGCGCCAGCACGTTGACCGCCGCGCCGCCCTGGAGAAAGTTCTCGACCATCTGGGTCGTGACGATCTGCGGGTAGGCGCTCACGCCTTCGGCGACCACGCCGTGATCGGCCGCGAGCGTGAAGATCACGCAGCGCCGTGCCTGCGGCGGGAACTGTCCCGACATCTCGCTGAGCCGCCGGGCCAGCTCCTCGAGACGGCCGAGGCTGCCCGCCGGCTTGGTCAGCTGGTCGAGCGCCCACTGGGCCTGGAGACCCGCCGCGCCGTCGGGCGCGACGATGCGGTCAAGGAGCTTCGGGAGGAC
The sequence above is drawn from the Candidatus Methylomirabilota bacterium genome and encodes:
- a CDS encoding cobalamin-binding protein, which codes for MTALIRALPLLLLLPAGPAWGLEVLDQEGRSVTLPALPRRIVSLVPSVTEILFAIGAQEVLAGVTDFCDFPAEAKRKPSVGGMIDPSLEALVALRPDLVVATRSGNRAETFDQLKRLGLPVYLVDPVSVGDVLRLVGGLGELTGHRDGASAVAAALERRITAVRERVAGRPHPRVLYVLWPEPLIVPGRGSLVSELIASAGGESVTADQGQGYPRMSLEAAVGRAPEVIILARHGAGTGPAAREQWQRLESLPAIRSGRLYTADGDLLHRYGPRIVDGLELLARLIHPEAFTHPEAFK
- a CDS encoding cobyrinate a,c-diamide synthase, with amino-acid sequence MSASGPVPVIVIAGVSSGVGKTTLMLGLLEALRRRGLTVQAFKVGPDFIDPAFHALATGRPSYALDGWMCGREAVLATVARHTADADLALVEGMMGCFDGRDGDSDEGSTAQIAKWLGAPVVLVVDAAALVRSAAAVVLGFERFDPDLRVNAVVFNRAGGPRHADWLRRAVEGGCRTRVLGALPSAADVALPERHLGLVTAAEGGYAPALRRALAELVERHLDLDALLTLATSAVERGAGAPAAAGRSRRVTIGVASDRAFQFYYAENLDLLRRAGADLVFWSPMDDAALPTVDGLYLGGGYPEIHAERLSTNAVMRHAVRKFAEGGRPVYAECGGLMYLAESLEDGGGVTWPMAGVLPARSRWVKGRLCLGYREVLTSAPSLLGPAGTRLRGHEFHASALEPPPASVERVYAVSDAVGGGTRAEGYVVGRALMSYVHLHWASCPDAPVRFVEACRP
- the cobT gene encoding nicotinate-nucleotide--dimethylbenzimidazole phosphoribosyltransferase; its protein translation is MNVLPKLLDRIVAPDGAAGLQAQWALDQLTKPAGSLGRLEELARRLSEMSGQFPPQARRCVIFTLAADHGVVAEGVSAYPQIVTTQMVENFLQGGAAVNVLARHVGAPVVVVDMGVASPLPAHPGLVSRRIGPGTRNMAKGPAMTREEALAAIEVGIGLVYAERANGLDVIGTGEMGIGNTTAASAVVAALTGAPAASVTGTGTGVDDEGRLRKIAVIKRALAVNRPDPGDGIDVLAKVGGFEIAGLCGVILAGAAWRIPVILDGFIAGAAAMAAVRLKPDARHYLIASHRSTEPGHSYVLNALGLEPYLDLKMRLGEGTGSALCIDLAKAATKILGEMATFKSAGVTERSL